The Ischnura elegans chromosome 1, ioIscEleg1.1, whole genome shotgun sequence genome contains a region encoding:
- the LOC124165068 gene encoding uncharacterized protein LOC124165068 — MASTKLTDVKPRVMVLGGCGFIGRNLVEFLVDNDLVSSVTVVDKVPPQTAWLDRKHQEIFDSQKVTFKSANLIIPASCENAFLDEGDPIDFIINCAGETKYGQTDPVYREGILKLSLNCANLAAKLKVKRYVEISSGHVYQNDKVAHKETAKLEPWTFVAKYKLMVEEELKNVTDLNYVVVRPAIVYGKGDKNGIVPRLVTGAVYRQLGEMMRLLWSKDLAMNTVHVRDVCRAVWLLCQRHADGGATRGQVYNVVDMGDTTQGCISAIVSEIFNINHDFVGSMLSSVYKTDLATVVDEINDKHVAPWAEACANDGIENTPLTPYLDGEMLTNHHLRLDGTKLVSTLNFIHDIPKINKDSVKEILDDYVEMKLFPKSLVL, encoded by the exons ATGGCGTCGACGAAACTGACGGATGTCAAACCTCGTGTGATGGTTTTGGGAG ggTGTGGTTTTATAGGCAGAAATCTGGTTGAGTTCCTGGTCGATAACGACCTTGTGTCTTCCGTTACTGTGGTTGATAAGGTACCACCGCAAACTGCGTGGCTTGACCGTAAACACCAAGAAATCTTCGACAGTCAGAAAGTCACTTTTAAGAGCGCAAATTTAATAATACCCG cttccTGTGAAAATGCTTTTTTGGACGAAGGGGACCCTATTGACTTCATTATCAATTGTGCTGGGGAAACTAAGTATGGGCAGACGGACCCAGTTTACCGCGAGGGCATATTGAAATTAAGTCTTAACTGTGCTAACCTAGCTGCCAAGCTGAAAGTGAAACGATATGTAGAAATATCCTCAGGTCACGTTTACCAGAATGATAag GTTGCTCACAAAGAAACTGCGAAGTTGGAACCGTGGACTTTCGTCGCTAAATACAAGCTAATGGTTgaagaagaattgaaaaatgtaaCTGACTTGAATTATGTTGTGGTGCGACCTGCCATTGTTTATGGGAAAGGAGATAAGAATGGCATCG TTCCTCGGCTAGTCACCGGTGCCGTATATCGGCAATTGGGGGAAATGATGCGGTTATTATGGAGTAAAGATTTGGCAATGAACACAGTTCATGTGAGAGATGTGTGTAGAGCGGTGTGGCTCCTCTGTCAGCGTCATGCAGATGGAGGGGCCACACGGGGTCAAGTTTACAATGTAGTTGACATGGGTGACACCACTCAGGGTTGCATAAGTGCCATTGTGTCGGAAATTTTCAACATAAATCATGACTTCGTTGGGTCCATGCTGTCATCAGTTTACAAA ACTGATCTGGCTACAGTTGTTGATGAGATCAATGATAAGCATGTTGCACCTTGGGCTGAAGCCTGTGCTAATGATGGCATCGAGAACACTCCATTGACACCATACCTGGATGGAGAAATGCTGACAAATCATCACCTTCGCTTGGATGGGACCAAATTAGTATCTACGCTTAACTTCATCCATGATATTCCAAAAATCAACAAAGATTCTGTTAAGGAG atattgGACGACTATGTGGAGATGAAATTGTTCCCGAAGTCATTGGTATTATGA